The proteins below are encoded in one region of Pieris rapae chromosome W, ilPieRapa1.1, whole genome shotgun sequence:
- the LOC110995749 gene encoding glutamine synthetase 2 cytoplasmic isoform X1 encodes MAEDSKAKVEHNPKILSGPVLINSPNAALSKSLLSRYQNIELFSKDDTRLIATYVWIDGTGEHIRCKDRTLNFYPRAPSELPVWNFDGSSTGQADRKNADTHLVPRTIYKDPFRRGPHILVMCDTYKYNMEPTVTNHRVNCQAAYDKCTTEEPWFGIEQEYILLDAELRPFGWPPGGCPPPQGPYYCGVGANKVFARDLVQAHYLCCLYAGIPLAGTNAEAMPSQWEFQVGPAVGVKAADDLWMARFILHRLAEEFGIIVSFDPKPVENWNGSGAHVNFSTKAMRAKNGIVEIEKAIEKLSKVHMKHIQVYDPRGGKDNERRLTGLHETASINNFTSGVANRSCSIRIPRKCAEESCGYLEDRRPASNCDPYAVIDALLRTCILNESQ; translated from the exons ATGGCAGAAGATTCAAAAGCGAAGGTGGAAC ATAATCCAAAGATCCTATCTGGGCCTGTACTGATTAACTCACCCAATGCGGCCCTTTCAAAGAGTTTGCTGAGTCGTTATCAGAACATTGAATTGTTTAGTAAAGATGATACTAGGCTCATTGCGACCTATGTGTGGATCGACGGGACTGGAGAACACATTCGGTGCAAGGACAGGACACTGAACTTTTATCCTCGGGCCCCATCAG AATTACCAGTATGGAATTTTGATGGAAGCTCCACGGGACAAGCTGATAGAAAAAATGCAGATACTCACTTGGTGCCTCGAACCATATACAAGGATCCCTTTAGGCGAGGTCCGCACATTTTGGTCATGTGTGacacatataaatacaatatggaGCCTACAG TAACAAATCATCGAGTAAACTGCCAAGCTGCGTATGATAAATGCACAACAGAGGAACCGTGGTTCGGGATTGAACAAGAGTACATTCTTCTGGACGCAGAACTGCGGCCCTTCGGTTGGCCTCCTGGCGGCTGCCCTCCCCCTCAGGGGCCTTACTACTGCGGCGTCGGGGCCAACAAAGTCTTCGCAAGGGATCTCGTTCAAGCGCATTACtt GTGTTGCCTTTATGCCGGTATCCCGCTCGCGGGTACCAACGCGGAAGCGATGCCTTCTCAATGGGAGTTCCAAGTGGGACCAGCGGTTGGTGTGAAAGCAGCGGACGACCTCTGGATGGCGCGTTTCATTCTTCATCGCTTGGCTGAAGAGTTCGGGATTATTGTGTCTTTTGATCCTAAACCTGTTGAGAACTGGAACGGATCCGGAGCGCACGTGAACTTCTCAACAAAGGCTATGCGAGCTAAAAACGGTATTGT agAAATCGAGAAGGCGATAGAGAAACTGTCTAAGGTGCACATGAAGCACATTCAAGTGTACGACCCTCGCGGAGGCAAAGACAACGAGCGCCGTCTCACCGGTCTGCATGAGACCGCCAGTATTAACAACTTTACTTCGG GTGTTGCTAACAGGAGTTGTAGCATCAGGATACCCAGGAAGTGTGCTGAAGAATCGTGCGGCTACCTTGAAGACCGGCGACCCGCTTCCAATTGCGACCCTTACGCAGTCATAGATGCATTATTACGTACTTGTATTCTCAACGAGtcacagtaa
- the LOC110995749 gene encoding glutamine synthetase 2 cytoplasmic isoform X2: MCDTYKYNMEPTVTNHRVNCQAAYDKCTTEEPWFGIEQEYILLDAELRPFGWPPGGCPPPQGPYYCGVGANKVFARDLVQAHYLCCLYAGIPLAGTNAEAMPSQWEFQVGPAVGVKAADDLWMARFILHRLAEEFGIIVSFDPKPVENWNGSGAHVNFSTKAMRAKNGIVEIEKAIEKLSKVHMKHIQVYDPRGGKDNERRLTGLHETASINNFTSGVANRSCSIRIPRKCAEESCGYLEDRRPASNCDPYAVIDALLRTCILNESQ, translated from the exons ATGTGTGacacatataaatacaatatggaGCCTACAG TAACAAATCATCGAGTAAACTGCCAAGCTGCGTATGATAAATGCACAACAGAGGAACCGTGGTTCGGGATTGAACAAGAGTACATTCTTCTGGACGCAGAACTGCGGCCCTTCGGTTGGCCTCCTGGCGGCTGCCCTCCCCCTCAGGGGCCTTACTACTGCGGCGTCGGGGCCAACAAAGTCTTCGCAAGGGATCTCGTTCAAGCGCATTACtt GTGTTGCCTTTATGCCGGTATCCCGCTCGCGGGTACCAACGCGGAAGCGATGCCTTCTCAATGGGAGTTCCAAGTGGGACCAGCGGTTGGTGTGAAAGCAGCGGACGACCTCTGGATGGCGCGTTTCATTCTTCATCGCTTGGCTGAAGAGTTCGGGATTATTGTGTCTTTTGATCCTAAACCTGTTGAGAACTGGAACGGATCCGGAGCGCACGTGAACTTCTCAACAAAGGCTATGCGAGCTAAAAACGGTATTGT agAAATCGAGAAGGCGATAGAGAAACTGTCTAAGGTGCACATGAAGCACATTCAAGTGTACGACCCTCGCGGAGGCAAAGACAACGAGCGCCGTCTCACCGGTCTGCATGAGACCGCCAGTATTAACAACTTTACTTCGG GTGTTGCTAACAGGAGTTGTAGCATCAGGATACCCAGGAAGTGTGCTGAAGAATCGTGCGGCTACCTTGAAGACCGGCGACCCGCTTCCAATTGCGACCCTTACGCAGTCATAGATGCATTATTACGTACTTGTATTCTCAACGAGtcacagtaa